GCGCCGTCCACGGCTTGGCGCCGGCGGCCAAGGCGGCGATCTGCCCCAGATAGGGCAGCGACCTGTTGACCAGCCTGCTTCTCATCTCGGCCAGGTCGGGATAGCTGTCCAGGGCGTCCAGCCACACCGCCCGCCCCGCCAGAAAACCGCTCGCGCCGGCTTCACAGGCGAGCTCTAAGTTGAGGGCGAATTCGCGCGGCCCCACCCCGGCGCTCAAGAGCACCCAGGGCACGTTGGCGAGCCGGTTCAGCTCATCCAGCGCCTCGCGCACCTCGTCCAAGGTGTAGACGCTGGCGCGCTCGCGCCCGTCGAAGGCGCCGCGGCTGAACTCGCGGCAGTGCTTGAGGTCGGCGGGGAACTCGAGCTTCAAGAGGTCCACGCCAAAGGTATCGTCGCTGTAGTGCGCGACCGAGTCGAGCACCCCGTCGGGTTTCGCCGCGGCGTAGGCCGGTGAGTCCTCTTCCTCGCCCGGCCTGGGGTAAATGAGCAGCTCTAAGACGAAGGCGAGGTCGTGCTCGCGGCAGGCCCGGCCCACCTCGAACACAAAGGCGTCCTGGTGCGCGCGGGTATCCTCCCGGCTGTCCGGCCGGTCCCAGACGAGCAGCTTGACGCCGGCCGCGCCGCTCCTCTTGGCCTTGTAGGCGCTCCAGCCCGCTATGGGATAGGACCAGCGCTCGCCGGCCTTGAGCACAAAGGCGTGGTCCTCCAAGGTGCTGAGTAGCCCCACCCCTCCCGGCACCCTGGTGAGCGCGTGCGGGTGGGTCCACACCGGGTCGAGCAGGACCGCCGTGCAGTGCGGCGCCAGCACCTCGGTCAAGAGGCCCTTCACGCCGGCGACCTCGTCGTAGGCCACCTCGTCCGGGGAACGCGCGCCGTGCCTGGCGAGCGCCCTGAAGATGGGCGGGCGCTGGTCTACCGCGATCATCTTGAAGATGCCCCGCTCGTCGGCGAGGGTCGTTACACCGCGCAGCTTGCCCGCGGAGAGGGTCTTTGCCATAGCCAACGCCACCTCCTCACGTCCATGTTCTCACGTCCATGTTCGCCCGTCCATCTCCCTGGCGGTCTTTTCGAGGAGCAGCGTCTCGACCTCCGCAAGGCCGGGAATG
The sequence above is a segment of the Deinococcota bacterium genome. Coding sequences within it:
- a CDS encoding tagatose 1,6-diphosphate aldolase produces the protein MAKTLSAGKLRGVTTLADERGIFKMIAVDQRPPIFRALARHGARSPDEVAYDEVAGVKGLLTEVLAPHCTAVLLDPVWTHPHALTRVPGGVGLLSTLEDHAFVLKAGERWSYPIAGWSAYKAKRSGAAGVKLLVWDRPDSREDTRAHQDAFVFEVGRACREHDLAFVLELLIYPRPGEEEDSPAYAAAKPDGVLDSVAHYSDDTFGVDLLKLEFPADLKHCREFSRGAFDGRERASVYTLDEVREALDELNRLANVPWVLLSAGVGPREFALNLELACEAGASGFLAGRAVWLDALDSYPDLAEMRSRLVNRSLPYLGQIAALAAGAKPWTAHRAFNDLEVAGRGPDWYKSYGDETHAHETHAHETHGDETHGDETHGDKEQA